The genomic stretch TGCGTTCGATGCGCAGATCCTTGAGCGGTATCACCTTGAGGCGTCCGAGCCTGACCTGATCGGAGACGGCAACCGTCGACACGATCGATACGCCGACGCCGGCGGCGACCGCCTGCTTGATCGCTTCGGTGCTTCCGATCTCCAGTGTTCTCAGCGGCTCCACCCGTTGCGCAGCAAGCGCTTGTGTTACGACTTCACGCGAACCGGAGCCGGGCTCCCGCACGATCAGAATTTCCTGTTCGAGCTCGGCGCAGTCGACCGGGCCTTTCGATGACGCAAACCGGTGCAGTGGCCCGACGATCAGGCTCATGACGTCGGTCCGCCAGGGCTCGCTGACCAGACTGTCGTCTTCCACCGGACCTTCGACCAGCGCGATCTCTATCTCGTGTCGTGCCATGAGGTCCGCGATGTCGCGGGTGTTGGCGGTAGCGATGTGGAGATCGATACCCGGATAGGTCCGGTGGAAGATGCCGAGATATTCGGGGATCATGTAGGTCGCGATCGTGGTGCTCGCGCCGACGCGGAGCGATCCGCTGTCGAGACTGCGCAGCGAGCGAAGCTCGTCTTCGGCGGCGCGTTCGGCTGCGAACAGGGTTTCCGCGTGCCGGGCAAGCGCCTGTCCTTCCCGCGTCGGCCGCACGCCTTTCCGGGTGCGGTCCAGCAGGCGACAGCCGACCTGCAGCTCGAAGTCCCTTACCCCCTTGGATATCGCCGGCTGGCTGATGCTCAGGATTTCGGCCGCGCGTGAGAAGCTCCCGGTCTGGACCACGGTCGCGAATAAGCGGAGCAGATGGAGATTTAGGGACATAACTTCTCTCTATGGGGGCAGGCCGAAAAGATATTATCTTTAATTGCGGGTTCGGCGCATAAATTCTCCTAACAGCGGAGAGTTTTTGTGCCTGAAGACGGGGAGCCTTCCAATTCCCGAAGCCGGCTGGGACGCACGGTCAGCCGGCTGATCTCGCTGTTGCCCGGCGTCGCGCTCTGTGCGCTGATTTCACTGGTCGCAATGGGTGCCCAGAGCCTGGAAGAGCGCGCCTTCGCGCATCCCTATGTCGAGGCGCTGGTCATCGCGATCCTGCTGGGAGTCGCCATCCGCACCGTCTGGAATCCGCTCGAGCGCTGGTCGGTCGGCATCGCATTCAGCGCCAAGCAACTGCTCGAACTCGCCGTGATGCTGTTGGGCGCGTCGATCAGCTTTGCTGCGATCGCCGCCGCCGGCTCCCTCCTGATGGCTGCGATCGTTGCGACCGTCGTCGTTGCGCTCGCCGTCAGTTACAGCCTCAGTCGAATGTTCGGCCTGTCGACCAGGCTCGCGATCCTGATTGCCTGCGGCAATTCCATCTGCGGAAACTCCGCGATCGCGGCGGTGGCGCCCGTCATCGGCGCCGACGGCGATGACATCGCGTCCTCGATCTCCTTTACCGCCGTTCTCGGCGTCTTGATGGTATTGGGTCTGCCGCTCTTGATTCCGCTCTTACGTCTATCGGCGACGCAGTACGGAATTCTTGCCGGCCTTACGGTCTACGCCGTCCCTCAGGTGCTCGCGGCCACATTGCCCGCCGGTCTGGTCAGCACCCAGATCGGAACGCTGGTGAAACTGACACGCGTGCTGATGCTGGGCCCGGTCGTGGTCGGTCTTTCCATCCTGATGTCGCGCAAGCGGGCGGGCGGATTGTCGATGAAGGCGATGAGCCCGTTCACGCTGGTGCCCTGGTTCATCATCGGCTTTCTCGTCCTTGCCGCGTTTCGTTCCTTCCAGCTGGTCCCGGATGGCGTTGTCGCGCCCGTCACCAGGATCGCGGCGTTCCTGACGGTGGTCTCGATGGCCGCACTTGGCCTCGGCGTCGATATTCGTCTTCTCGCCGGCATTGGCGGCAAGGTGACGGCAGCCGTCACGCTGTCCTTGCTCGCGTTGCTCGCGATCAGCATCGGACTGGTTCATCTGTTCCATTGAGATGCGCCCGCGCGATGCGCACAGCGGTGCGACGCGACGCGAGAAAATAAAAATGCAGCTCGAGAATTTCCTGCTTTGAATTCCAGTCATCTCTCTGTGGGGTCTCGTTCCATCGGCCCCGACAGGGGGAGAGCAGGTCTTGAAAAGGGCATTGATAATTGCTGCCGCGAGTCTCGGCATGGCGACGGCTGCGAACGCCGGAGAGTTATTGGATCTCAAGAGCCAGTCGGAGCAGCTCCGTCAGCAAAATGAAGTCCTCACCAAAAAGATAGCCGATCTTGAAAGACGACAACGCAAGCTCGAGTCCAGCCCGGCTGTCGCGCCCAAGGCCCTCACGCAAAAATCCGAAAATCCTGCTGACGCCATGGCCGCGTCCTACAAGGCCGTGGTCAAGAAGCTCGACCAGGATGATAGCCTGACCTGGCACGGCATCACGCTCTACGGCCAGGTCGACGTCGGCGCGGTTTATCAGAACCACGGCGCGCCGCTGAACAATTCGGCCGGCGCCGGTTGGAATTATCTCATCGCAAAGAACAGCAACGGCTCGCAGTTTGGTGTGGCGCCCAATCCGTTCGGCGGCTCGTTCATCGGGCTGAAGGGCAAGCAGGAGCTGATCGACAATGTGTATGGGGTATTCAATCTGCAGACCGCGTTTAATCCCCAGTCCGGCAAGCTTTCCGACGGACTTGGCTCGATCGTGCAAAACAACGGTCTGGCGGTCGGCGCCCAGAATTCGTTCGCCGATTCCGCGAGAGACGGCCAGCCGTTCAACATCGCGGCGTGGGGGGGCCTCAGTTCGCCGGTCTACGGCACCTTGACGTTCGGACGACAGGGAGCGCTGACGTCGGACGGGGTGGTCGCCTACGACCCGTTGGGCAGTTCGGCAGCCTTTTCGCTGATCGGTTTCCAGGGCGCCACCGGTGGCGGTGGCGCTACCGAGGATCGCATTCTGGACAGGGCGCTCAAATATGCCGTCAGCTACGGGGGATTCCGTGCTGTCGTCGAGACCTCGATCGGTGCACAGGATGGCGCGGGTCCGCGGACGTTCATTCAAGGTCAAGTCGGCGGGGATTATCTCGGGTTGTCGGTCGATGCCGTTGTCGGGAAAATGACCGACGCCGTTACCTCGGCGCCGCTGCCCGTGGGAACCGTCCTGCCTGCGACGCTGAGCAATGCAGGCAACGGTTTCGTCTCCGGTACGGTTTCCGACAACACCAGCGTCATGCTGCTGGCCAAATACGCCTACGGCCCGCTCAAGCTTTTCGGCGGCTATGAGCACATCGATTTCGCCAATCCGAAAACGCCGCTGGCGGCGGGCAACGACTTCCTCGCGGGCTACACGCTCGGCACCGTCAACAACACCGCCTTCGGCACCGACAAGATCCTGCAGGTATTCTGGACCGGCGTAAAATATGCCGTCAGATCCGATATCGAGCTCACTGTCGCCTACTACCGCGAAGAGCAGAACAGTTTTCAGGGCGGGACGCCGGCTACATTGAATCTCGGTCGCTGCAAGGA from Bradyrhizobium sp. Ash2021 encodes the following:
- a CDS encoding putative sulfate exporter family transporter — encoded protein: MPEDGEPSNSRSRLGRTVSRLISLLPGVALCALISLVAMGAQSLEERAFAHPYVEALVIAILLGVAIRTVWNPLERWSVGIAFSAKQLLELAVMLLGASISFAAIAAAGSLLMAAIVATVVVALAVSYSLSRMFGLSTRLAILIACGNSICGNSAIAAVAPVIGADGDDIASSISFTAVLGVLMVLGLPLLIPLLRLSATQYGILAGLTVYAVPQVLAATLPAGLVSTQIGTLVKLTRVLMLGPVVVGLSILMSRKRAGGLSMKAMSPFTLVPWFIIGFLVLAAFRSFQLVPDGVVAPVTRIAAFLTVVSMAALGLGVDIRLLAGIGGKVTAAVTLSLLALLAISIGLVHLFH
- a CDS encoding LysR family transcriptional regulator codes for the protein MSLNLHLLRLFATVVQTGSFSRAAEILSISQPAISKGVRDFELQVGCRLLDRTRKGVRPTREGQALARHAETLFAAERAAEDELRSLRSLDSGSLRVGASTTIATYMIPEYLGIFHRTYPGIDLHIATANTRDIADLMARHEIEIALVEGPVEDDSLVSEPWRTDVMSLIVGPLHRFASSKGPVDCAELEQEILIVREPGSGSREVVTQALAAQRVEPLRTLEIGSTEAIKQAVAAGVGVSIVSTVAVSDQVRLGRLKVIPLKDLRIERMLWQLKTPGRLDIPAATAFERMIREPVGEQAERKRAQVRLRRD